TGGTAACACACAGTTCTTTGCATGTGGGCAGTTTTCCATGCTGTATTTGCAGTCAGCTGTCTGATCtgtttcctgcagctccaggagctcACCCTGAGGTCCCATCTCATGTTCCTTTCCTGCTCATTGGTGGAggaactgctgcttttgctgctgccCGATCCATTCGGGCTCGTGACCCCGGTGCCCGGGTAAGGGACGCCCTGTTCTAGAGAAGATTCATCTGGATGGCTGAGTACATTCTTGCTTTGCCTACGTAATGCTATGATGTTTGTCAGCATTGGCGTAGCTGATGTGTGTGGTGACTGCTTGTCTAAAGGTACTGATTGTGTCTGAAGATCCTGCACTGCCCTACATGCGTCCTCCTCTCTCCAAAGAGCTGTGGTTTTCTGATGATCCTCACGTAACAGAGACTCTGCGGTTCAAACAGTGGAATGGCAAAGAAAGGAGGTACGTGTCGCTTGGGCAGTACTGACAAAGAGGAGAGCGTGTGGAAAAGTTTATGATGATCAGAGTATTGTGAGGGAGCCACTGGGGAGCTGTGAAGTGTTCAGAAGGCAGTTTGTGGACATGGAGTAGTGCTGTGCTTGTGATGAAGGCCCTGCGTGTGTATCCATGTGCACTGTTGGCTGACTgatccaaaaacaaacagagcatTGTGCGCTGTAGGCAGAATTTGTGTTGTTTGCAGTGGGCCAGATGACTGCTTTGTGGAGCCcaaaaggctgcagagctgtggagtGTGGCTTTGCAGAGATGTTACAGACTTGTCAGTTAAGCAACAAAGATCAGGCTGAAAGGTGTGACAGTTGCTAAGAAGAGTGCAGCTTAGTATGAGTTAACTCAGTATTAAATTGAGACTTGTGATTCCCTTAAATGTATGTCATGCTATAACGTGATGGCAGCTATAGTAATAATAGCAGAGTGGCAAAATCTTTCACCAAAGAAAATGAGGATAAGCCCAAGTGCAGCAgtgtggaaagaaaggaaaaaaacctgcttacctttagaaggcctccagtatgcagggatctccagcacaatggcctcacctccactgccaacccttaaataaggtctgggaagaggtggatcctggctccatcccttccatcactcagtgCATTGCGTGCacctgggctggccctgccttccccccaggtgctccatcactgcttcaagctgtgagaCAGCATTTTTGCTACAGTATGCCAGTAACAGGAGAAATCTTGTGCAATAAGTTAACAGTAGAGGTGAGTATAGAGCCTCGCAGTTCAGAACAGAGCTCCTGAACCTTGGATCCCAATGGAGATCCCTCTGATGTTTGTGGTCTTTGATTAAAACACTGGAATTTAACAGCGTGCAGCAGCGAGTTCTTTGCTATTTCTGAAGTTTGTTATGGTTGCACAGAGTTGCTTTCATGTCATTGGTAGTTTCTGTATAGCTGGTATCAAAGAGTAACTGGAAGACATCTGCTAACTGATCTTTCCCCAGTATATATTTCCAGCCACCATCGTTCTATGTGCACGCTCGTGATTTGCCTTTTGTAGAAAATGGTGGAGTAGCAGTTCTCAGTGGCAAGAAGGTGAGTACTGCATCACCAGCTGTCAATCTAATGGCATACAGTTCTTCCCAAGCAGAGCCCGTGTCtgagctgaaaataaacagctgtAGATGGTGTTGTGGAGGTTGGCTGAGGAGAAGAATGTGGAAAATTTTCAGAAACGTGTATACAGTGAATCAGGGACTATCCTAATATTAAGGACAGCATGTGTGGAGCTTGAAAGCAGGAGAAGCTGTGAGGAGTAGTAGCTAAAGGTAAGAGGACAGTTTGTGCATGGGATAAGAATGCATAGAGCTTAGAGACTGTGTGGCAAAATGAGAACTGAGCTGCACACGAGTTGGAAGGTGAGTAGAATGTCATCTAAGTAATGGATGACAGCACAAGTAGGAGCAGAGTAGAGGCAGCAGAAAGGTGGAAAGCAGTTTGTGGTTTCCTCAGTTCTCTGCATCTTGCTAAAATAAAGAACTTAGTCTTCTTACTGCTGGATTGTTTCTCAGATTCATATCCTGGGATGATCAGTCTAACCTGTCATTGCTACCAAAAGAAACTCTGAACTCCTATTTTCAGTTCCCCCCTCCACTGAAAAATTACAGAGCAATTCAATGGTGTGAAAACATTGCTCCCGAGTATCCTTCTCTATTTGGTAGTCTGTGCCATCTGCCTCAAGTAGATGTGCCTACAGTGAGTGGAAGCCTGAGTTCCCCTGCTTGTATGTTTTTGCAGGTTGTGCACATGGATGTGAGAGGCAACACTGTGAAACTCAATGATGGTACCCAGATATCCTATGATAAATGCCTAATTGCAACTGGTAagacttttgtttttatctcctGTTCTTCATATTGTGTCAGGCTTTTGATTTCAGGGGCATTAACTGGCAAACTTCTGCCACGTGGCAGAGCGCTCACACGAAGGGCAGTGATGCAGGCTAAGGTGGCATTGGGTTTTTCCACTTGCTTTATGTAAGCCAGCTTCTCTGGAATGTTCAAAGTCTTACTCTGTCAGAATcagcagggaaggagggaaaggtGACTGCCCTAACAGCTGGGTAAAGGCACTGCTCTACAGTCAGGTGCTTTAAAACCCTGCCTTCAGCAGTTGTAAGAAGAACAGCCAGCTCTTACCTTGTTGTGTATTGTCAATGAATACAAAGATGTTATAATCatgaaataaacaggagagtttggcaaagcagattaaaataacaaaaagagaatagaaaacTTACCTgcatcctgggctcactgcaaaactccagaagaGGgacctccagaagagatcctttcctCCTGGCAGTtagcccttaaatggggtctaggagagatgcagccaggctccaccccctccagTAGCacagaattgccttcacctgtgctcccagggctctgctcaGGTGCTCAATCTGAGGCTCAGACTgtgactcagcagctcccacacACCTGGGCATAGTACTGCTTCAGCATCTGGCCCTACATCCTTGTGTGGTTAATATGGAACTGACTTTCTGCAGTCAGTGGAGCAGGGTGTATGGCATTGGGTTGTTTGGGGGGGAGTTAAACTGCAGAGTTAAAACTTTGTGCTTGCACAGAAAGTCTTCCGTGGTGAAAACCAGAGGGCAACGGGCAATAGAGCGTATTGGAATAGCTTTAAAAGCACAGTCCAGATGGGTGATAGCTCATTGCTGACATGGCCAGCAGTCATTAGTGTTTCTCTCTCCCTGTCTTCCCTCCCCCCCTGTCCTCAGGTGGCTCCCCAAGGAACCTGCCTGCCATTGAAAGGGCAGGAAAGGATGTGCAGCAACGGCTGACGCTGTTCCGAAAGGTAAATCTACAGGCACTGGGCTGAAGTCATCAGAGACACTACCAGCATTTTCAGCTTGTTAGCTCTCTGCTTTGGGTCCAGCACAGCCTTGCCTCAGCTACCAGCTCCCCTCAGCTGGTAACCAGGGATCCTTTTGCTGCTTATTCTTTTCCCTGAGCAGGTGAATGGTGTGAAGTCTGACGTCGCTCTCCCCCTCAGCCTGAGACATTCCTGTCCTACACTGAAGTTCTAGCTGAGTGTTTGTGTTAGCTCTTGGATTAGCTTCAGTAGTTTGCTGATACTCTGATGTCCACGTCTTCTTCGTGCCATTTCTTCACCTTCATCCTGTGCCTTAGGGGAAAGTGGatgaaagaactgaagtttGTTGGTGGACTCCCAGTTTACTTTGAAGAGAAGCTTTTTGTTGACAGGCTCCACGTTTCTTGAAATTGTGGGGTTTACAACAAACAGGGAGTTTCTTCCTTAGTCTGGGAATGAATCAAGAATAAAGAGCCCTGTGGAAATGTTCTGCCCTGCACTGGACTTGCCCCGGTCTGCTCACTGTTAGGTCTGCTGGGATCTGTTCAGCTGTGTGAGGGATGTGTAAAAGACACGTAATGGGAGACAGGGTGTTCCTGTAGTACTGTGTGTGCTGTAGATCGTTTGCATCTGGAGATTTCATTGCAATTTTCTTCTTGACATGTGGGAGAAAATGCTGAGATTGTGCAAGATTTTCCCTGTCAGCAAACACCAGGAAGCCAGagggtttggtttctttttctttctgtgcagtagaggaagagaaggaaggagaaacatGTCTCCCATTCTAAGGAAAGAGTTACTCTTATTTCAAAGGGAGAAAGTGCAGAATTTTCCCACTGCCATTCCTGTTTGAAATGAGAATAAATCTTCTTTCAGATTGAGGACTTCAGAAATCTGGAGAAGATTTCAAGACAAGTCAAGTCCATCACAATTATTGGTGGTGGTTTTCTTGGCAGTGAGCTGGCCTGTGCTCTGGGCAGAAGAGGTAAGTGTGCTCCAGCAGGCAGCTTGCTTCAGCTGGCAGCTTTACAGAAGCAGCAGGCATTGAATGCAATCAGCCTGACATCACACACAGTTGTTTTTCAGTCCACATCTGCTGGATTTTTGCACAGAtttgctctttcctttcctttcagcacAAACCAGAAACCTGGAGGTGATTCAGATGTTTCCAGAGAACGGCAATATGGGCAAAGTCTTGCCTGAATATCTGAGCAACTGGACCACAGAGAAAGTCAGAAGAGGTGAAGCTGTGCTCCagtctcctcctcctgcttcaaCTGAAGCCCTCCTGGCCCCGTGCAAGCAgttacatttcctttttgtttccagagGGCGTTAATGTTATGCCTAATGCTGTGGTCAAGTCTGTCTCTGTCTCTGGAAATCGACTGGTGATTAAACTGAAAGATGGCCGAAAGGTGAATCTGAATGCAGGGGGTGGGAATGTTTGCAGGGCCACTGAGAGAAACAGAGTAACTGTTACAAATTATCCCACAGGTGGAGACCGACCACATTGTGGCTGCGGTTGGGCTGGAGCCTAACGTGGAATTAGCAAAGTCTGCTGGTCTGGAGGTGGATTCTGACTTTGGAGGGTTCAGGGtgaatgcagagctgcaggcacgCTCCAATATCTGGGTGGTGAGTACCTGTGAAGGggttttcttccagctgctttgACCAATGCAGTCAAAGAGCCTGGAATCCTGGGGGCTGGCATACCTAAATTAGGTGAATGGTGTAAAGTAATGAGCCCAGGTGCTGTGCCTTGGAGCCTGTCCATGCACCACAGCATGCCTTGGTACTGTGGTAACGACTGCACTCCTTTATCTGTGCTCCCTAAGAGAACCTGGGGTAACTTAAAGGTAGTGTGGGTTGCTGTGTTGTGTCAGAGCCCTTTTGGTGGGGAGCTGAGACTGATTCCtctggtaaaaaaaaaccaaaccaagcaCATACCTGATGCTGCCTTAAttttctgcagctcagtgaAAGATGTTGAGAAGATAGAGCTGGAATAGCCTGGGAAATGGAAGGAGGTGTGAAGGAGAGGGGGCTGGCAGAACAACTCACTTCCTTGTCTCAGTCATCTTTGTCCCAGTGCCTCTTTTGTGTGTTAATTTGGGCTTTTGATGTCTGTGTTCAGTCATCACTGAATGAATTTCTCTTTaaggctggggatgctgcttgCTTCTATGATATCAAACTAGGTAGAAGACGTGTAGAGCACCACGATCACGCTGTTGTGAGTGGCAGACTAGCTGGAGAGAACATGACGGGAGCTGCAAAGCCCTACTGGCATCAGTCTATGTTCTGGTAATGCTGAGTGCTTGTAAAGCTGCTTATTTGACCATGCTGTTAGAAGCTCTGACAAGATACACCTTGTAAAGCTTCCTGTTCTCAGGCTGCAATGAATGCAGAGCAAATACCTGTGCAGCTTATTTGCAGAGTCTC
The Lagopus muta isolate bLagMut1 chromosome 13, bLagMut1 primary, whole genome shotgun sequence genome window above contains:
- the AIFM1 gene encoding apoptosis-inducing factor 1, mitochondrial — its product is MSGAMSCCRLAAAALRPLSSVQRGRSAAVLQCHHLRYPSRTLTSSGVPGKAGSNLLLYLIVGGTVTGAGVYVYKTLRENKERFTSRVTTVTTRSQEKESSASAPGAHPEVPSHVPFLLIGGGTAAFAAARSIRARDPGARVLIVSEDPALPYMRPPLSKELWFSDDPHVTETLRFKQWNGKERSIYFQPPSFYVHARDLPFVENGGVAVLSGKKVVHMDVRGNTVKLNDGTQISYDKCLIATGGSPRNLPAIERAGKDVQQRLTLFRKIEDFRNLEKISRQVKSITIIGGGFLGSELACALGRRAQTRNLEVIQMFPENGNMGKVLPEYLSNWTTEKVRREGVNVMPNAVVKSVSVSGNRLVIKLKDGRKVETDHIVAAVGLEPNVELAKSAGLEVDSDFGGFRVNAELQARSNIWVAGDAACFYDIKLGRRRVEHHDHAVVSGRLAGENMTGAAKPYWHQSMFWSDLGPDVGYEAIGLVDSTLPTVGVFAKATAKDTPKSATEQSGTGIRSESETEAEASEVPISPSSSPTPQVPKEGEDYGKGVIFYLRDKVVVGIVLWNIFNRMPIARKIIKDGEEHADLNEVAKLFNIHED